Below is a window of Mucilaginibacter ginkgonis DNA.
GATATCCATCATTTTCATCTGCGGATATTTATTGGCCAGTTGGCGATAGTAAGTGATTACCTCGCTGTAGTTGGCAGTATAGTTTTTATCGGCGTGCTGCTCAAATGGAGTGAGTTGGGCGAAAGTAATGGTTGAGAATAGGATCGTTATTATTAGAGCTAATAATTGTTTCATAATGATAATTTCTAAAATATGTCATTGCGAGGAGCGTAGCGACGCGGCAACCTCGTAGTTAGCTAATCGTTGTACCAAGTTTCACTCAAATCTTTCCAGCCAGGATTTGATTTTAATACTAAATCAATTTTCCTTTTTCTCGAACCTGCTTTTAGTTGTTTTTCTTTTGTTATGGCCTCATCAGTAGCAATGAAGGTCTCGTAGTAAACTAATTTATTGCAATTGTACCCTGCAGAAAAGCTTTTGACATGTAGTTTTTGTTTATGCTGCCAAATTCTTGTCCGTAAGTCGCTTGTAACACCTGTGTATAAAACAGTGTTAGCCTTGTTTGTTATTATGTATGTATGGTACTCGTTTAACATCGCTAACTTTTATAGCTACGAGGTTGCCGCGTCGTTCCGATTAATATCGGAACTCCTCGCAATGACATCTCGGTTTATGTCTTAACAAATTTGTAATCATCTAACAATCAACGGTCTTTACTCAGTATTTACAATGCCTTCCCTAACCTTCTTTGGCAAAGTCTTCACTACCTCGTCATAAGAATGGTCTATCATCCCTCTCAACTGTTTATCTGTAAGGTTGCCATCCATATAAACGGTGTTCCACATCTTTTTATTCATGTGGTAGCCGGGGATGACTTCGGGGTGCTGGTCGCGCAGTTCTACGGCTAGTTCGAGGTCGCATTTTACATTAAACCGGTTGCCTTCGCTTAGGCTTATAAGCAAAAAGATTTTGCCGGCTACTTTAAAAACCAGCGTGTCTTCACCAAATGGCAAGCCTTCGTCTGTCGAAGGTTTCCTAAGACAGTAATTGCGCAATGTTTCTACGTTCACCGGTTTTCTTTAAAATAATAATGCCCTAATTTGCACAAATATATTTACCCTATGAGCATGCCTTTCATTTTCACAGTAGCCGATCGCTTTTTGCGCTACGTAACCATAGATACTCAGAGCGACCCAAACTCGCCAACCTGCCCATCTACAGAAAAGCAAAAGAATTTGGGCAGGCTGCTAGTTCAAGAGCTAAAGGAAATTGGTATTGCCGATGCCGAATTGGATGATCATGGTTACGTATACGCCACCATTCCGTCTAATACAGACAAAGATGTGCCTGTGCTATGCTTTTGCTCGCACATGGATACCTCGCCTGATTGCAGCGGCGAAAACGTGAAGCCAATTGTTCATAGTAATTACCAGGGTGAAGATTTGGTTTTGCCTGATGACAACAGCCAGGTGTTAAGACAAAAAGACCACCCCGATCTGAAGAACCAGATCGGCAATGATATTATCACCGCCAGCGGCACTACGTTGTTAGGTGCAGACAACAAAGCGGGTTTGGCGGAGATCATGGACGCGGCTTATCAATTAGTTAATCATCCCGAAATAAAGCACGGCAAGATCAGGATTTTGTTTACACCCGACGAGGAAATAGGCAGGGGAGTAGATAAGGTTGACATTACAAAACTGGGCGCCGAGGTTGGCTACACTATGGACGGTGAAAGCGCGGGGCATTTTGAAAACGAAACATTCTCTGCCGATGGTGCCAGGCTTACCATCAATGGCATTAGCGCCCATCCTGGCTTTGCGAAAGGTAACATGCAAAGCGCCATTAAAATTGCCGGTAAGATCATCGCCACATTACCCTTCGAACTATCGCCTGAGGGTACGGAAGGCATTGAAGGTTTTGTGCATCCTGTCGGAGTTTCGGGTCATGCCGAGCAAGCGGTTATTGACTTTATCATTCGCGACTTTGAAGATGATAAGTTGAAAGAACATGCTGATGTGATCAGGCAAATTGCAGACAATGTTATCAGTGATTTCGCGGGAGCAACTTACCGGTTAGATATAAAAGAACAGTACCGCAATATGAAAAAGGTGCTTGACCAATACCCAAACATTACTGACTATGGTTTGGAGGCCATCCAAAGGTCGGGGCTTACACCGCTGTTAAAAAGCATCCGTGGCGGCACAGATGGGTCGCGTTTATCTTTTATGGGTTTGCCATGCCCCAATATATTTGCCGGTGAACATGCCTTTCATGGTAAACAAGAGTGGGTTTCTGTTCAGGACATGCAGAAGGCTGTAGAGGTAATTATAAACCTGGTGCAGGTGTGGGAAGAGTATAGTTAGATATTGAAACCATCCCGTCCCGATAGCTATTGAAGATTTTCTCGGCACTCCAAAAGACAAGTCGCTGCATAAGCCGGATAATTAAACGAGTGGGGTGCCGAAACAAGTTCGGCATGACGTAAAGAAGACGCATCAACTAAAGAACAATACCCCTAACGTTGCGATCAACGCGCCACCCATTACCACCGCCCCGATCTTTAAAAACTGCCATGCACTGCACATCAGGTTTTCGCGGCGGAGCGCAACAAGCCATAGGATGGTGGCAAGCGAGCCTGTTACAGAAAGGTTTGGCCCAAGGTCGACACCAATTAGTACAGCTTGCTTCACAATCCCCGGCAGGTGGCCAGATTGTACAATGTTCCCGGCAATAAGTCCGGCCGGCAGGTTATTGACCACGTTACAAACCAGTGCGATACCGATACCGCTTCCACAGGTTACCAATGTAATGCTATGCGCAGCGCCTGTACTGATCATGGCTGTTATATCATGTATCAGTGGTGTTTTGTTCAATGCCTCTACGATAACGAACAGCCCTGCAACCAACGGCAACACCGACCACGATACCCCTTTGATGATGGTGATGGGGTGTTGCTTTGATATCAAAACCACTATGCCGGATATGGTGACACCCACTATAATTGTTGGCAGACCCAATTGTAAGTTCAAGGCAGAAGCGATCAATAGCACTATTGCTGCTACACCAATGCCCCCAAGCGCTGTTTTACCTCCGGGACTAAGTTCGGGTACATCAATTTTATTTTCGATTGAGGTACCAAGTTGTTTCCGCTGCGTGAATTTCAATAAAATGTAAGTGGCGATAATTGACACCACAGATGGCACTAAATATAGTGACAGCCATTGAGATAGCGCAGGCATATGCTCGCCATAGATTACCAGGTTTGCGGGGTTAGCTATCGGCAGCACAAACGAAGCGGCATTAGCAATAAAAGCGCATATCAATAGAAAGGGTAATGGGTTTTTAACTTTCGCTGCTCGTGCCGCAGCTGCGACAGCCGGAGTAAGCACAACCGCGGTGGCATCGTTAGAAAGAAATACTGTAACAACAATTCCCACCAGGTATATTAAAAGAAATAGCCTGGCGGGCGAGCCTTTGGCGGCATTTGTGGCATGTGCTGCCAGCCAATCAAATAATCTGACTTCGCGAGAGGTTTCGGCCAGCAGCATCATTCCTGTCAGGAACAAATAAACATCCAAGCCTTTAGAGATGCCGTTTAGGCCATCCCTAAAAGAAATTTGTTGAAAGGTTATTAAAACTATAGATCCCAAAACAGGCCAAACTGCTTCGGGTAAGTGAAACGGGCGAATTAAAATTCCGGCTACGGCTAAAAAAGAGATTATAAAGATGAGGCTATGCATAGGTGTGCATAACCACAAATTTATCCATGTGTTTTCTCTGCCAGCAGATCGTCAGTTAGTTTTTCAAAACCCGCAATAAATTCGGTGTAATAATTACCGGTACCGGGGCCGCTAAAACCTGCATAGATCTTGCGCACGTTTCCACTTTTGTCAATGATCAAAGTGGTAGGAAAACCAATAAAATTACTGATGGCTGGCAAGCTTGCGGCAGTCTCTTTTTTGTCGTTTGTGTATCCTGTAATC
It encodes the following:
- a CDS encoding GIY-YIG nuclease family protein gives rise to the protein MLNEYHTYIITNKANTVLYTGVTSDLRTRIWQHKQKLHVKSFSAGYNCNKLVYYETFIATDEAITKEKQLKAGSRKRKIDLVLKSNPGWKDLSETWYND
- a CDS encoding MmcQ/YjbR family DNA-binding protein, which gives rise to MNVETLRNYCLRKPSTDEGLPFGEDTLVFKVAGKIFLLISLSEGNRFNVKCDLELAVELRDQHPEVIPGYHMNKKMWNTVYMDGNLTDKQLRGMIDHSYDEVVKTLPKKVREGIVNTE
- the pepT gene encoding peptidase T; the protein is MPFIFTVADRFLRYVTIDTQSDPNSPTCPSTEKQKNLGRLLVQELKEIGIADAELDDHGYVYATIPSNTDKDVPVLCFCSHMDTSPDCSGENVKPIVHSNYQGEDLVLPDDNSQVLRQKDHPDLKNQIGNDIITASGTTLLGADNKAGLAEIMDAAYQLVNHPEIKHGKIRILFTPDEEIGRGVDKVDITKLGAEVGYTMDGESAGHFENETFSADGARLTINGISAHPGFAKGNMQSAIKIAGKIIATLPFELSPEGTEGIEGFVHPVGVSGHAEQAVIDFIIRDFEDDKLKEHADVIRQIADNVISDFAGATYRLDIKEQYRNMKKVLDQYPNITDYGLEAIQRSGLTPLLKSIRGGTDGSRLSFMGLPCPNIFAGEHAFHGKQEWVSVQDMQKAVEVIINLVQVWEEYS
- a CDS encoding arsenic transporter codes for the protein MHSLIFIISFLAVAGILIRPFHLPEAVWPVLGSIVLITFQQISFRDGLNGISKGLDVYLFLTGMMLLAETSREVRLFDWLAAHATNAAKGSPARLFLLIYLVGIVVTVFLSNDATAVVLTPAVAAAARAAKVKNPLPFLLICAFIANAASFVLPIANPANLVIYGEHMPALSQWLSLYLVPSVVSIIATYILLKFTQRKQLGTSIENKIDVPELSPGGKTALGGIGVAAIVLLIASALNLQLGLPTIIVGVTISGIVVLISKQHPITIIKGVSWSVLPLVAGLFVIVEALNKTPLIHDITAMISTGAAHSITLVTCGSGIGIALVCNVVNNLPAGLIAGNIVQSGHLPGIVKQAVLIGVDLGPNLSVTGSLATILWLVALRRENLMCSAWQFLKIGAVVMGGALIATLGVLFFS